Sequence from the Nitrosospira multiformis genome:
GAAAATACGCACCTTGTCGTGTCTGCCCTGGTTCAGTACGGTCGCCTTAACCGATGCGCCGCTGAGCAGCGGTTTGCCCATCGAGACATTCTCGCCGTCGGAAATCATCAATACCTGGTCAATCGACAGCTCGCTGCCAATATTCGCCGGTATCTGTTCTATTTTAAGTTTTAGTCCGGCTTCAACGCGGTATTGTTTTCCGCCGGTTTTTATGATCGCGTACATGTTCGACTCCAGTTATTGCTCTCTCGGGATGCCCCGAAAGAAGTAAGCGCGCATTATACATACCGGCCCCTCCAAGGTCAAAGGCCTGTTGCGAATGAGTTTTGTGTCAAAATATGCGGCTAGCCGAATTGTCGAGCTTGACACGTTGGCCGTGACGTTTCTACCATGGCACCTTTTTTGCGGGAACCCCAGTGTCTATTGAACGTATCAGAAATCTTATCGCCCAGGACATGGATGCGGTGGACGCGGTTATCCGCGACAAACTCTATTCCGATGTGGGACTTATCCGGCAGGTAAGCGAATATATCATCAACAGTGGCGGGAAGCGCCTGAGGCCAGCACTGGTGATTCTTGCCGCGGGTGCATTCGGTTATTCCGGCAGATATCATTTCAATCTTGCGGCAGTCGTGGAATTCATTCATACCGCGACCCTGCTGCATGACGATGTCGTTGATGCATCGGAATTGCGGCGCAGTAAAGCTACCGCCAATGCATTGTTCGGTAACGCCGCCAGCGTGCTGGTCGGGGATTTTCTATACTCCCGCGCGTTCCAGATGATGGTGGAAGTGGACAACATGCGTGTCATGCAGGTATTAGCCGATGCCACCAATACGATTGCCGAAGGTGAGGTGCTGCAGTTGCTCAATTGCCGCGATCCCAACGTTGATGAGGAAAACTACCTGCGGGTGATTCGATATAAGACCGCCAAACTATTTGAGGCGGCGACCCGGTTGGGGGCGATTCTTGGCAATGCCACACCGGCGGAGGAAGAAGCGATGGCTGCTTATGGAATGCATCTGGGTACAGCGTTTCAGTTGACCGATGACATGCTGGATTATTCCGGGGATTATCAGGAAACGGGCAAGAATCTGGGTGACGATCTGGCCGAAGGCAAGCCTACGCTACCATTGATTTATGCAATGAGAACAGGATCAAGTGAACAGGCCACTATCATACGTAATGCGATTGAGCAGGGCGGAGAGGGCGGCTTCGGACCGGTTTTGGAAGTTATCCAGCAGACTGGAGCACTGGCTTACACGCGGCAGCGGGCACAAGCCGAATCTGACACGGCGTCCGCAACGATTTCATCAATCCAGGATTCTGATTACAAGGAGTGTCTGTTACAACTGACCACCTTTGCGGTGGCGAGAAATTATTAGACAGACAGTTTTCGGCGCCAGGACCGGCGATCGGGCTTGCGACTAAAGTTCAAGGTTCGCGAGAGGCTTCTGGAATAATTTTGGATTGCCCGGATGCCCCTTCCTGCGTACAATTGCTGCCCACGCACCTGGTAGATGTAACTGTTGAAAATGTTGCGTGCTATTAATAATATACGTAAGTCGCTGATTAAATAATTCGGGGTGTAGCTCAGCCTGGTAGAGTACTGCGTTCGGGACGCAGGAGTCGGAGGTTCGAATCCTCTCACCCCGACCAATTTTGATACGGTAACGGAGACGCGTTGGGTAGACTACTGTTCTTCGTCCTTATCGCCGTGCTCGTTTTCTGGGCAATACGAAGCTATCGGCGCGGATTAAAAAAGCGGCAGGAAGAGGCTCAAAAAGAGTCACCATCTATCGAGAGTGAAGATATGGTGCGCTGCACTCATTGCGGTGTGCATTTGCCGAAAAGTGAAAGTATTCTCTCCGAAGACAAGTTTTTCTGTAGTGATGAACATCGTCATTTACACCTGCAGCGATAGATTTCAACGCTTCCGAATATACGGCGATTCAGGTAACGTGGACCCCGGCAGCGTGTGAAGGCCAGCCCCCTACAAATTGACGAAACGGGCTGCCTGGACGGTGTACACTTCATTCCTTCACCCAATTGCGACGAGCGTCCGGCCGGATGTGCGATCGATTTGCTGGTGATCCATAATATCAGCCTGCCACCGGAGGAATTCGGCGGTGACGGTGTCATTGAGCTATTCACCAACAGGCTTGATCCCGAAGCGCATCCCTACTACCAGACTCTGCGCGACCTCAAGGTTTCCACCCATTTTCTCATCCGCCGGGATGGTGAGCTCATCCAGTTTGTTCCCTGCGAAAAGCGTGCCTGGCATGCGGGAGTATCCAGTTGGCAAGGCAGGGCTCGCTGTAACGATTTCTCAATCGGCATAGAACTCGAAGGCAGTGATGCCACGCCGTTTACCGTCAGCCAGTATGAGGCGCTGGTAGCGCTCACGCTGGCGTTGCAAAAGGCCTATCCTATCACCGGCATCGCCGGGCATTCAGACATTTCGCCGGGCCGCAAAACCGATCCGGGACCTTGTTTTGACTGGGAGCGCTATCGTGCGGCTCTGATTGCCGCCGGCTGTTGATTCGATGAGTAAACGGTACAAAGCAAACAGATGGAGTTCCGCTATCGCGGGAATGGCGGAAAGTAAAATGTCATACCGGCGCAAGCCGGTATCCAGCGGTATTCAAAGCACGTTATTACCGGCTTAGGCTGGATTCCAGGTCAAGCCTGGAATGACGAGATTCATGGTATTTTCTCGTGGGATAATTAGGAGAAATGACTCATACCACCCCTTGACCCAGCAGATAGTCTTCATAGCTGCCCTTGAAATCGCTGATTCCATTGGGCCTCATTTCGACGATGCGTGTGGCCAGTGAGGATACAAACTCCCGATCATGAGAAACGAAAATCAGCGTCCCCGTGTATTTTTCCAGCGCGCCATTCAGGGATTCAATGGATTCCATGTCGAGATGATTGGTCGGTTCATCCATGAGTAATACATTGTTCTTTTGCAGCATGAGCTTGCCGAACAGCATGCGTCCTTCCTCGCCGCCGGAGATTACTTTAACCGGTTTTTTTACTTCATCGCCGGAGAATAGCAGCCTGCCGAGAACGCTGCGTATCGTCTGATCGTCGTCGTGTTCGCGTCGCCACTGGGTCATCCAGTCGGTGAGCGGCATATCTGCTTCAAAATCACTCGCGTGATCTTGTGCAAAGTAACCGGGGCGTGCTTTTTCCGCCCATTTTACTTCTCCCGCATCGGGTGGCAGATCGTTGGCCAGACATCGCAGCAGCGTGGTCTTACCGATACCGTTGGGACCGATGATGGCGATTTTCTCGCCTGCTTCGACATTGAGGCTGAATTTTTTCAGGAGCGGTTTTTCCATGCCGGCAAATTGCTTGGTGATACTTTGCACCGATACCGCCAGGCGATGCAGTTTTTCCCGCTCATCCATCTCAAAGCGAATATAGGGGTACTGGCGGCTGGATGGTTTTACGTCCTCCAGCTTTATTTTCTCGATCTGGCGTGCGCGGCTGGTGGCTTGCCGTGCTTTGGAGGCATTGGCGGAAAAACGGCTGACAAACGACTGCAATTCCGCGATCTGGGTCTTCTTCTTGGCATTGTCGGCCAGCATGCGCTCTCGTACCTGGGTGGACGCAGTCATGTAGTCGTCGTAATTGCCGGGGTAAATACGGATTTCCCCGTAATCCAGATCTGCCATGTGAGTACAGACACTGTTCAGAAAATGGCGATCGTGTGAAATAATGACGATGGTACTCCTGCTGGCATTGATGACATCTTCAAGCCAGCGGATAGTATTGATGTCCAGATTATTGGTGGGTTCGTCCAGCAGCAGAATTTCGGGATTCGCAAATAGCGCCTGCGCCAGCAGCACACGCAGCTTGAATCCGGGCGCTATGGCGCTCATCAGCCCGGTATGCTGTGACAGCGGAATATCCACGCCCAGCAGCAATTCCCCGGCCCGCGCTTCGGCGGAATAGCCATCCAGCTCGGCGAAGCGCGCTTCAAGTTCGGCGGCGTGCATATAGTCGTCCTCGCTGGCGTCAGGATTGGCATAGATCGCGTCGCGTTCCTCCTTCACGCGCCACAGCTCTTCGTGCCCCATCATGACGGTATCGATTACCGGGCAATTCTCAAAGGCGAACTGATCCTGACGCAATTTGCCCACCCGCTCGCCGGCATCAACACTGACATTGCCGGAAGTGGGTTCAAGATCGCCGCCGAGGATTTTCATGAAGGTGGATTTGCCGGAGCCGTTGGCTCCGATCAGACCATAGCGGTTGCCGTCGCCGAATTTGACGGAGACATTTTCAAACAGGGGCTTGGCCCCGAATTGCATGGTGATATTGGCAGTAGTGATCAAAGCTCGCTTCCTGAAAAAGATAGCAAAAAAACCGCCTATTTTATACGTTTTTACAGTGAATTCCGAGCATCGTTTGTGATTGCCGTCACCGGACCGGCTGAGAGCAGAGCAGATGCGGCAGGCGTTCCGGAGGCCTTGTTTGCAAAATTGACTCTGTTCAAGCAAACGGATTCAGTGCCCTGAATCTATTGGGTGAGAATTCCAGATATCTATCTACCATAACAACGAGTTACCGGTCTGCGAGCAAATAATTGCGTCAGAAATTGACAGCTAATGATGTTGTAATAAACGTGTTGTTGTCGGCGGCGGTACCATTCCTGGTGGTAAAAATACTGTCTTTACTGCTCAATGTTCTTGCCTCAATCCGCCACAATAAATTGCTGGTGATGTGGTAATCAAAATTGGCTGAGAACCCCCATGTTCTAAAACCATTAGGTGTGCCGGATGCGATGATTACGCCGTGTCTGTCATCGTAGTATTCCGCTCTGACTGCAATGGCGGTTTTTGCTGTGGGCGTATATCTCAGAATAATCGTCGGGTTGAACCATGTATTCATGGCTGAAGAATTCTTGTTTCGTTGTTCAATACCAATATCAAAATTTATCGCGGCGGAAAGTGCCTCAGTCACGCTAAAAATACCATAGAAATTATGAAAATAACGCATTTGCCTGGTGCTGTCAGGTTTGTCGCTACCGATAAATGTGCTGCTATTCAATGTTATTTTTGAGGAAGGTTTATAAGTAATCTGGGTACCAAATGCGGGAACAGTATTCCCGTCCACTGGTTTAATGTGTTGCCAACCGTTTAGAGCTAATGCACTAAAAAACCATTTTTCATTCTTTGATGTGTAACTGATCTTAGCGCCTGATTCAAAATAGGGGGTATTCTCTGCACCCATACTCCGGGTTAATGTCCAATTATCTTTACCCACCGCGCTTTCAAGACCGATGTGTGAAGCGAAGACACCGGCATCCAGCCACAGATTATTTTCTCCCGACAGCTTTACACCCACATTACCTTCGTAGAAATTTCCCAATATGCCAGGCTCGGCCGCATAGTTGGCATTCATATAGGTACCCGCCGCTAACGCAAGGTTGCCCCTGATTTTGTTTGTGGTATACGATCCTTTCAGGAAAGCCAAATTTACTGAAGCTTCATTGTTTTTATTGAAATTAAAGAGAAACGAAGGCCTGGTGTCTCCGATTGGGTTATTGAAATCACCGCCATAGTAAGTTTCCGCGTAGCCGCTAATGGTGAATGGTGAGAGGAAGCGGTTGAAAATTCCGGTACTGACTTGTGCATTGGCTTGTAGGGTTGTCAGTAGACAAGCGGCCAACACTATTCTTTTCATCTTTGTCTTCTACGCCTCCGGCAAGTTTGACCGGGGAAACGCGTTTGTCAGTTATAAGTAACTGAATATTAGAAGAAAAAGTATAAAAATATTGTAAATAGCCAGCGAATTGTTATAAAAAATTCGTAAAAATCGTGTGCGGCCTTATCCATGAATCAGGGAGGTTTTTTTTCACACGATTACACGATTAGGGTAGGACTCTTCCGGGGGCAAATTTCACCTTATTCAACCACGGGATTCGGCTTGAGTCATGCTTGCCGGGAAGCGCGCCGTTCTTTTTTCCAGATCGTGAACAGGGTATTCAGCTTATCTCGCTTGGTTAGTCGCTCGTCGGAAAGCGTTTCGAGAAACTCGGCCAGGCGTTTCGATTTCACCACCGTGTAGACCGTCAGTGCAATAATTGGAATGAGTATCAGCATAAAGTAGATCAGTTTGGTGCTGAACGTATTGTCGGCGGCGGCGATCAGGTTCATTCCCAGAAAACCAGTCGTCACGGTACCGATCAGGCCGAACGTGGTCACCACGGTCAACCGCACCATGGAATCGGTTTGACGCCTTACCTGGTCTCTTTCCAGGTAGTCGTTCATATCCAGAATACGCAGCCGCGTGCGCCTGTACAATTCGTCTGTGCCAAGGTGGTTTCTCATCATGGTAAAAACATCGCGGGCCTGAGCCTGGTCGGACACTTCATGAAACCAGTAGCGATTAGTAAACCGCAAAAAAATCTCGGTGACATGTTTTACGTCGCGTCTGAAGGCACGTACCGAATCGGGCCGGCGGATATCGAGCCGGCTGATTTCGGCAACGAGCCGGTTGGAGAGTATCAACAACGCGGCCTTATGGAAATGCGTGATCAGAAAGAGCAGAAAGTACTGATGACGGAACTGACCCAGCATGCCGCTTTCCGTATCCGTAAAGAAAGGTTCACCTGTTTCGCCTATCATCGTGAAATCATGACCGTTGGAGAGGAGACGCATATCGCTGAAATCATGTTCTCGCGCCTCTTCCCAGTAGCGATCGTAGCAGTAGCGCCGCTCGAAATCCTCCAGGAATTGCTCCGAAAATGGTAGCGTCCGCGCGTCGCCTGGGCGCGTGACCAATCCGAACCGGACAAGATCGCCACGAGTCAGCCGGGTTTTTTCATCCAAAGCCAGGTAACTCATCAACGGCATACGTTGATATTCGATTTCCCGATAGCGGACATCCCCTTCCCGCTGTGAGTGGTCAAGCACCAGCGGTTCCATCAGAAACTCCCAGTGGGACGCCACGCATGGTGCCCGATGTTCACCGACAAACCGCAGATAGCGTGCTTTGTTTTCATAGTCCGATACCGCAAGCACGGCGCCGCTATGCGAGAGCCACTCAACGCGCTCTGCGCAGTGCCCACCGCGGCCGCTCCGCTCCCAATGTGTCGGGTAAGCTCGGCCGAAGCGGTACAGGGTGTCAAGTGCGCGTCGTAGCGAAAGTTTTTCGCCTATTATTTCCATGACCAGGATGGCGATGTCTATGTCATAGAAGAAATACAGATCGACATGTGCCACATTGAAAGTTGCGGGCAGGGGGTCGTCAGGAAGGGTAATTCGCGCTTGCGCAACATCATTGCGGCGAAATACGTGAATTGGCGAGCGCCCGAACCTTCCATCGCCATCACTGCCACCGCCCTCGCCATACAAAAAGCGTTGCACGAAGGGCAGGAAAGTGACAAATTCCTTGTAATGCCTTTCTTTGAACTCGGCTGGATCGACGCTGAACTCGTCCGCCACTTCATTCCATACAGAATCGGTGCTTGTCGCGCTCAGGCACTCCCAATGGTTCTGAATTTGTGTGCCTTCATGGCGCGGCAACAGTTGTACCGGCCAAAGCACGATTTCTCTGAATTTTTCGACGTTTGGCAATTGAAGCGGTTCCGTGGCATTCATTCTCATCCCTGACTTGTTGAGAGAACTGGATTGTTGCTGATTTCGACATATTACGCTTCGCATGCTTGGGAGGCTAAGTCATCCTAACCGGCGCTAAGCTCAAGCCTGGCGGTGGCCGCCCATTTTTCGCATCTGCTTCGCGGATTGCCTGCTTACCCCGTTTCACGTCGGCGAAAGCGGGGATGCTTCGGATTACGCTGCGATCCGACCTATGGAACTACCGAACTTTGTTTTCATGCCATTTCCATTTTCTTCTTCTTTGTATTTCACACGTGAAACTACAGGTTATTGGCCTTCCGTAGGCCATGTTGTGGCGCACGAGATTGACCTGGTGCGCTTTTCCGCATATCGGGCAACAGTGCGGATAAAACCTCATTGCAGGTGTCTCGTTCGAGATTGGCGAGGGATCATATGTTTGCTGGCTAGGTGGCTTAGAACATAGGTTAGTCATGGTGAAGCATATCGGACGATATATTCTCGATCTTCGCGGCATGCGCCGTCGAAAGTATGGCGGAAATTATGCCGTCAGAGCGATTGTCATCGGACGTAACCTCCAGTCGCATATGATCTTCACGCTTGGCAATGGCGGTCCCGCAGTACCAGTCGCCGAGTTCGCTGATGCATGTCCGATGCGACACCGGGGCAATTATCAATCTATTCGCGCCTGCGATAAAAATGGCTTTACGCACCGCTGCCATTTCTGATGCGCTTACTACGAGGTTGATGCGTTTCATGCGATTCTCCTTATCAAACAAGCTCAGCAGAGCCTGAATCAAATGCTAGAAGAAACAGCATAAAAACGTAGTAAATAAACAACCGCCAACCGTAAAAAAATCATAAAAATGGCCTGATAGGGTATTCACCAGGCTACGCTTTACTATTTCGATCGACGGTATCCGAATTTGGAAGTGCTCTTGACGTCGCTATTCCAGAGACAACAGTAATCGGTAGCCCACAGCGGTTTCGGTTTGAAGATATTTCGGTTGTGCGGGATCGTCTTCGAGTTTTTGCCTCAAATGTCCCATATAGATGCGTAGATAGTGACCGCTTTCCGAGTGCGACGGTCCCCAGACTGCGCGCAGGAGTTGCGGACTGGTTACCACCCGCCCCGCATTTTTCACCAGCATCGTCAGCAGCCGATATTCTAGCGGCGTTAAGTGAACTATTTGATTAGCCTTGGTTATGAGGCGCGCCTTGAGATCGATCCTGACATCTCCAAACTCGCAAACCCCATGATCGCTAACGCCAGGCTGGAGGTTTCGCCGTTGCATGGCGCGTACCCGCGCAAGAAGTTCGCCGACGCCGAACGGTTTGGTGAGGTAGTCGTCGGCCCCGGCATCAAGCGCTTTGATCTTATCCTGCTCATTGATGCGCGCCGACAAAACGATGATAGGAATCGATGACCATTTCCTGACGTCCAGGATGAAATCGACCCCGTCACCATCAGGCAGGCCGAGATCCAGGATAACGAGGTCCGGTTTGCGTGTTCCCGCATCGATGAGCCCCCGCCGGATGGTTTCTGATTCGAAGACTTGCCATCCTTCCGTCTCCAGCGCCATGCGCACGAAACGCCGTATTTGCGGCTCATCTTCGATTATTAGCGCAACGGGTACGGATTGACTCATGGGCGCGCCTTTAGATTCACAGTTCCGCAGGCCGGCTTAGGACAGCGTCATCCGGTGTATCTCCCTCATTTACGAGATTGACAGCACTTTCATCCATCTTGGGCATATCCGGAGGCGTGCCGAGCGGAAGCGTAAATACGAAAGAGGCTCCACCAGTCGATGCGGTTTCGGCATGGATAGTGCCACCGTGCGCCTCGACGATGGCGCGGCAAATTGCAAGTCCCAGACCAACGCCCGGTTTAGCCGATTCCCGCTCACCCCGGGTGAATTTCTCGAAAATAGCCTCTTCCATGCCGCGAGGTAGCCCAGGCCCATTATCGGAAACAATCACTTCCAGAAATCGCGCTTTCACCTCGGCGGCAATAATGAAACATGAATCGGGCGGCGTGTATTTGCTCGCATTTTCAAGGAGGTTACACAGCACTCGCTCAATCAGCACGGCATCGAAGCGCACAAGAGGCAAATCATGGGCGAGCCGGGTTTGCATATGATGCTGGATAAGCTGCGAGCGGCAGGTACGCAGCGCGCTGCCGACAACCTCTTCGAAGGGTTGCCATTGCAGATTGAGTTTGACTTCGCCACTCTGAATGTGCGCCATATCCAGCAGATTTGACACCAGATTATTCATTCGAAGTGCTTCGTCGCGCAAGGCGACCGCAAGTTCCCGCTGCGGTGGAGCAAGCGGCGCGGACCGTACGAGCGAATCGGATAGCCCCACAAGCGACGTCAACGGTGTGCGCAAGTCGTGCGACAGCGCGGAGAGCAAGGAATTACGCAGCCGTTCGGATTCCATGCGTATCAGCGCACCCTGTGCGATTTCGATATAATGCACCCGCTCCAGCGCAATTGCTGCCAGCGTGGCAAAGGTGTCGAGCTGCCGCCGTTGCTCGGGAATGAGCATCCAATGGCGGTTCTCCGGCTGGATGGCCAGGAGGCCACGCGTGCGCATGGGGGCGACCAGCGGCAGATAGAAGAAGCTTCCGCCAGGAAGCGTATCCGTTCCGATACCTGCGGATATCGCATGGTCAAATGCCCATTGCGCGATACCCATATCCAGCTTGTATAGATGTTCCAGCGCAGATACGGGTGAAACGGTTGATTCTTCACCAGGCGCGAGGGGCGGCGGTTGTAAGTGACCCGCCTCATCTGGTAATAGCAATGTCGCCTGTGCGCGAAAAGTGCGCTGAATGAAGGTGCGCGTGCTCTCGAATATTTGCTCCGTCTGCAATGCGCCGGACAATTCGCGCGCAAATTCATACAAGGCGCGCGACCGGGATTCGCGATGCGATGCAACACGAGCCTGATAGCGCAAATCAGCGGTAAGATGGCCAGTGATCAAGCTCACCGCAAGCATTATCGCAAATGTCACCAGGTACTGCAAGTAACTGACAGCAAACGAAAATCTCGGCGGTACAAAAAAGAAATCGAACGCTATGATCCCCACAAACGTGGCGGCCACCGCAGGTCCGCGTCCTAATCGCACGGCAACCAGCACCACGGTCAGTAAAAAAAACATGACGATGTTGGCCAAATCCAGATAGAGCGACAACGGCATGGCCGCAAGCGCTGTTACCAGGCTAGCCGCTGCTGCCCAGAAGTAACTCCACTGGCGCGCGGGGCGGCGTTTTGAAGAAGAGAGTTTTCTCCCTTCCGTGTGTCGGGCTGCTGCGTTCGATCTTTCCAAAACCGGCGGTTCTTCCGGATTTGCATGGCCGATTTCAATCAAATCCATGTCCGGTGCGTAGGCAGCGATGCGTTTTAGATATCCGGTCCGCCAGGGCCACGCAGGGTGGCCGCGTCCCACTATGATATTTGAGAAATTATGACTTCGCGCATAGTCGACGATCGCAAGCGCAATGTCATTTCCGGCCAGTATCGCTGTAGTGGCGCCATTATCCTGCGCAAGCTTCAGTATCTTTAGGATTCGTTCGCGATGTGCCGACGGCAGATGCTGTAATTGTGGCGTCTCAACATAAATCGCGTGCCAATTGGCATTCAATTGACTGGCCAGCCGTGCCGTGCTTCGAATCACATGCTCGCCTCCCATCCTGGGTCCAACGCAAGCAAGCAGGGCTGAATCTGTCTTCCATACCGCGTGGATTGACTTCTCGATACGATAAGCCTGCACATCATCTTCGACACGATCAGCCGTGCGGCGCAGCGCTAGCTCACGCAATGCAATCAAGTTGCCTTTACGAAAAAAATTACGCGCCGCGCGCTCCGCCTGTTGCGCCTGATAGACTTTTCCGGCCTTGAGCCGCATGAGCAACTCATCCGCTGTAATATCCACCAGCACGACTTCGTTGGCTTCATCAAACACGGTATCAGGCAAAGTTTCTCCAATGCGAATACCGGTAATTCCGCCCACGACGTCATTCAGACTTTCCAGGTGCTGCACATTGACCGTTGTGAATACGTCGATGCCTGCGTCCAATAACTCTTCGACATCCTGCCAGCGTTTGGGGTGGCGCGAATCCGGTGCATTGGTATGCGCCAATTCATCTATTAGAATCAGCGCGGGCTGGCGCGCCAGCGCCGCATCGATATCGAATTCAGTGATAGCTTTACCGCGGTAGCTGATTTCCTTTTGTGGTAGAACCTCAAGCCCGTTGACGAGTGACGCGGTTTCATTGCGGCCATGCGATTCGACCACCCCGACCACCACGTCATGGCCATCAGCCTGCAATTGCCGGGCGGCGGTCAGCATCGCATAAGTTTTGCCGACCCCTGCGGAAGCACCAAAATAAACGCGGAGTTTTCCACGGGATGCGCGGCGCTCCTGTGCCTGTACTTGCGCCAGCAGGGCGTCCGGGTCGGGGCGTTGGGGGTCGCGCTGGTTGTCAACTGGGCACATGGTTAGCAATAATTTTATCTATAAGAAGTGGCGGGTAACGAGTATTGCAGGCCGCGTTAGCGCAGCAGCCTGGCGGCCCCTTAACGCCGTTGGTCGAGTGCCAGATTCAGTGTCAGTACATTGACGCGTGGCTCGCCGAAGAAGCCAAAATACTGCGGTTTGCCGCGTTTATCAATCATGCCGCGTACTTCTTCGATAGTCAGTTTACGGGCGCGCGCGATGCGTCCCGCCTGATAGTAAGCTGCAGCCAGACTGATTTCCGGGTCCAGGCCACTGGCCGAGGCTGTCACCAGGTCGACTGGAAGCCGTGCGGTATTGCCGGGATCGGCTATTCTCAACGCGTCAATACGTGTTTTTAACGCATCGATCTGCGCGGGATTGGTTGGACCGAGATTCGAGCCGCCCGACGATGCGGCGTTGTTCGGCATCGGACCGGTGGCCGAAGGCCGTCCCCAGAAATAGCCGGAGGATGAGAATGCTTGACCGATCAGCATGGACCCGACAGGCTGGCCATCACGCAACACCAGGCTGCCCGTCACCTTATCTGCAAAGAGTATTTGCCCGATACCGGTGATCGCAAATGGGTACAGTACGCCGCAAACAAGCGTCAGCGCAGTGAGCAATACGAACGCGGGACGAAGGATGGATTTCATCCTAAGTCCGGTAGTTGAACAGGGTGGAGTGTGCGATTTTTGGGGTGCAGGGCAAGGCGCAACGACGCGGAATGGTCATTCCATTCCAAGGAGTTGCAACGCAGCCCTGTGCCACAAAAATCGTGCAATCCGCACTGTAGCGAACTCACCATAAAAGTGCAGGTCAAGTAGCGCAAATAGTGTTTATGTGTCATAGCACCGAGCTTGAGAAATGAGCGGTCAACTGCCGGATTTAGGATCATGCCAGGCTCCTAAACAAGATGGAGAGCAGTCAGCGCCATGTCGATCACCTTGATTCCAGCAAAAGGCACCAGAATGCCGCCCAATCCATAAATCAGCAAATTACGGCGCAATAGCAGGGCGGCGCCCACGGCACGATATTTCACGCCCTTTAATGCCAGGGGAATTAATATCACAATGATCAGCGCGTTGAAAATCACGGCGGAAATGATTGCCGATGAGGGACTGGCAAGACGCATCACGTCGAGCGCCGCCAGTTGCGGATAAGTGGTGACGAAAGCCGCCGGAATAATGGCAAAATACTTGGCGGCATCGTTGGCTATCGAGAAGGTGGATAAGGCCCCGCGTGTCATCAGCATTTGCTTGCCGATCTCGACGATTTCAAGCAATTTGGTCGGATTGGAGTCGAGGTCGACCATGTTGCCTGCCTCTTTCGCCGCCTGCGTACCGGAATTCATCGCAACAGCCACATCCGCCTGCGCCAGCGCGGGCGCATCGTTGGTACCATCGCCCGTCATTGCAACCAGGCGTCCCTCGGTTTGATAGGTTCGAATCAACTTGAGCTTGTCTTCGGGCGTGGCTTCCGCCAGGAAATCATCGACTCCCGCTTCGGCTGCGATCGCGGCGGCAGTCAGCCTATTGTCGCCGGTAATCATTACGGTTTTGATGCCCATGCGGCGCAGCTCGGCAAAGCGTTCCTTGATACCGCCTTTGACGATATCCTTGAGTTCTACCACTCCCATGACACAGTCAT
This genomic interval carries:
- the ispB gene encoding octaprenyl diphosphate synthase, yielding MSIERIRNLIAQDMDAVDAVIRDKLYSDVGLIRQVSEYIINSGGKRLRPALVILAAGAFGYSGRYHFNLAAVVEFIHTATLLHDDVVDASELRRSKATANALFGNAASVLVGDFLYSRAFQMMVEVDNMRVMQVLADATNTIAEGEVLQLLNCRDPNVDEENYLRVIRYKTAKLFEAATRLGAILGNATPAEEEAMAAYGMHLGTAFQLTDDMLDYSGDYQETGKNLGDDLAEGKPTLPLIYAMRTGSSEQATIIRNAIEQGGEGGFGPVLEVIQQTGALAYTRQRAQAESDTASATISSIQDSDYKECLLQLTTFAVARNY
- the rplU gene encoding 50S ribosomal protein L21, translating into MYAIIKTGGKQYRVEAGLKLKIEQIPANIGSELSIDQVLMISDGENVSMGKPLLSGASVKATVLNQGRHDKVRIFKMRRRKHYQKHQGHRQNYTEIQITGISA
- a CDS encoding porin, translated to MKRIVLAACLLTTLQANAQVSTGIFNRFLSPFTISGYAETYYGGDFNNPIGDTRPSFLFNFNKNNEASVNLAFLKGSYTTNKIRGNLALAAGTYMNANYAAEPGILGNFYEGNVGVKLSGENNLWLDAGVFASHIGLESAVGKDNWTLTRSMGAENTPYFESGAKISYTSKNEKWFFSALALNGWQHIKPVDGNTVPAFGTQITYKPSSKITLNSSTFIGSDKPDSTRQMRYFHNFYGIFSVTEALSAAINFDIGIEQRNKNSSAMNTWFNPTIILRYTPTAKTAIAVRAEYYDDRHGVIIASGTPNGFRTWGFSANFDYHITSNLLWRIEARTLSSKDSIFTTRNGTAADNNTFITTSLAVNF
- the ampD gene encoding 1,6-anhydro-N-acetylmuramyl-L-alanine amidase AmpD, giving the protein MKASPLQIDETGCLDGVHFIPSPNCDERPAGCAIDLLVIHNISLPPEEFGGDGVIELFTNRLDPEAHPYYQTLRDLKVSTHFLIRRDGELIQFVPCEKRAWHAGVSSWQGRARCNDFSIGIELEGSDATPFTVSQYEALVALTLALQKAYPITGIAGHSDISPGRKTDPGPCFDWERYRAALIAAGC
- the kdpE gene encoding two-component system response regulator KdpE, yielding MSQSVPVALIIEDEPQIRRFVRMALETEGWQVFESETIRRGLIDAGTRKPDLVILDLGLPDGDGVDFILDVRKWSSIPIIVLSARINEQDKIKALDAGADDYLTKPFGVGELLARVRAMQRRNLQPGVSDHGVCEFGDVRIDLKARLITKANQIVHLTPLEYRLLTMLVKNAGRVVTSPQLLRAVWGPSHSESGHYLRIYMGHLRQKLEDDPAQPKYLQTETAVGYRLLLSLE
- a CDS encoding ABC-F family ATPase; translated protein: MITTANITMQFGAKPLFENVSVKFGDGNRYGLIGANGSGKSTFMKILGGDLEPTSGNVSVDAGERVGKLRQDQFAFENCPVIDTVMMGHEELWRVKEERDAIYANPDASEDDYMHAAELEARFAELDGYSAEARAGELLLGVDIPLSQHTGLMSAIAPGFKLRVLLAQALFANPEILLLDEPTNNLDINTIRWLEDVINASRSTIVIISHDRHFLNSVCTHMADLDYGEIRIYPGNYDDYMTASTQVRERMLADNAKKKTQIAELQSFVSRFSANASKARQATSRARQIEKIKLEDVKPSSRQYPYIRFEMDEREKLHRLAVSVQSITKQFAGMEKPLLKKFSLNVEAGEKIAIIGPNGIGKTTLLRCLANDLPPDAGEVKWAEKARPGYFAQDHASDFEADMPLTDWMTQWRREHDDDQTIRSVLGRLLFSGDEVKKPVKVISGGEEGRMLFGKLMLQKNNVLLMDEPTNHLDMESIESLNGALEKYTGTLIFVSHDREFVSSLATRIVEMRPNGISDFKGSYEDYLLGQGVV
- a CDS encoding PP0621 family protein; translated protein: MGRLLFFVLIAVLVFWAIRSYRRGLKKRQEEAQKESPSIESEDMVRCTHCGVHLPKSESILSEDKFFCSDEHRHLHLQR